The Drosophila teissieri strain GT53w chromosome X, Prin_Dtei_1.1, whole genome shotgun sequence genome has a segment encoding these proteins:
- the LOC122625004 gene encoding uncharacterized protein LOC122625004, with translation MEAEQQKEDMEAEKDKKVERRVETEIVDRMEQWATGYGIHMDQLVQTMPFILEEAASDWWNTTPTRINSWAELTTELLEYFLPPRYEEQVEMQITQLRQRESEPVREYAMSLRKLMRFTKLSEDQKLDRIYRSCRSKIKLCTRRAGFETLTQFLKLAEEVEEIEASEGQTGVEQPRQQRVQAEICMRCGETGHAARTCNNPPRLFCWVCGRNGVKTTECCDLTLLGWFKDS, from the exons ATGGAGGCAGAGCAGCAAAAGGAGGACATGGAGGCGGAAAAAGACAAGAAGGTGGAGCGGAGGGTAGAAACAGAAATCGTGGATCGA ATGGAGCAGTGGGCGACCGGGTACGGAATTCACATGGACCAGCTCGTCCAGACGATGCCCTTTATACTGGAAGAAGCCGCAAGCGATTGGTGGAATACCACACCGACCAGGATAAACAGCTGGGCAGAACTGACGACGGAACTCCTGGAGTATTTCTTACCACCGAGATACGAGGAACAAGTGGAAATGCAGATCACACAACTGCGGCAGCGGGAGTCGGAACCGGTACGGGAGTATGCGATGAGCTTGCGGAAACTGATGCGGTTCACCAAGCTTTCGGAGGATCAAAAACTCGATCGGATCTACCGGAGCTGTAGAAGCAAGATAAAGCTATGTACGCGCAGAGCAGGGTTCGAGACGCTAACACAGTTCCTCAAGTTGGCGGAAGAAGTGGAGGAGATAGAAGCCTCCGAAGGCCAAACAGGGGTCGAGCAACCTAGGCAGCAGCGAGTACAAGCGGAAATCTGCATGCGGTGTGGCGAAACAGGACACGCGGCAAGAACCTGTAACAATCCGCCGAGGCTTTTCTGCTGGGTCTGCGGAAGAAACGGGGTCAAAACGACGGAGTGTTGCGATCTGACATTGCTCGGATGGTTCAAGGATAGCTAG